In Stomoxys calcitrans chromosome 2, idStoCalc2.1, whole genome shotgun sequence, the following proteins share a genomic window:
- the LOC106080414 gene encoding E3 ubiquitin-protein ligase TRIM33 isoform X4, protein MELEELSNLSKNDFLPLIPLIKQEQLDTGLTEMDTQDHLGATAASTSAAGASSLSSTSSSIVNSCDSAEKRSESTSTSISSNNSKPIATKCVFCAQTLGINDRPKLLECLHVTCAQCMSTKFAELDRTMPPLIHCPMCNMASQNEFIIDNQFLIEHCTAGEMLNDPNDASGGSKASANIPCSSCSDNNIATSWCVDCSEYICDSCVQAHQRLKITKDHTIKPKEEANSDQSPSSAVDKLHMCILHPQEKLSLYCETCEKLTCRDCQLSDHRDHKYKFAHEIATETRQSINSMVAEINYKRFLLSSAMQVIAERQKVISDKKKELIKEITAMVVTITNTVNMRGKQLVMRLNEVCDGKLKLLIDKRDSLISLSDNTDYCIEFINNVLDKGSDYAILSSKKSLVRHLQKLKCQRADIPNPDIPLRIDLQMCQIQQLQKEISRLGSILVDGKPYPPQPSPPPQQVRQQPSPNMAPPLRPGMPPGMPSGLSPGGPPPGAFGGPQNGPGLYSSSSQQQHVHNMQMNRNFAGDGPGKVRYSGMPPTLSMQRQGGQPHVSSSTHPQNMDISLRGLLNNQAAQSPNQPPHMQSFNGPPSYPSGPQGAPSPHQQMGGPQMRQHFMGGPPGQQHQNFSPTPPGGPSNPNFMNNSAAAAAAARFQTYQRMSSHAQQQAAVAAMASSGGGGGQIPSPVPMQRPQMHPMPMQNNMGFHGNQPNYNPGHPQTSPQLSGNSGGSLHMAKWHIPQSAQTCPQQGSNIMGFANGRQNENFKISLKSPNTLKNTTPPTTGSSAGHGMPGGGNGAGSGGNSLINAASLGLSPAVSILPNVTSTNPKTPSPSTHENSKDFTEPIDKVRDDSINDLMATIAKLDSNGVQVLPEGRTKTTSPQVHSSTDLSNTQEDDPNEDWCAVCLDGGELMCCDKCPKVFHQNCHIPAISSLPDESESWQCLLCVNLKELASNPENLQKNAGELSRLELQILQRICLELFCQYEQSLHFREPEPPSNTAYYEIICNPMSLDVIRTRLDPSSPNHYKDIASFIADVRLIFKNTYLFYQVSNMEDSKTYTNAKYLENFFEEQLAKWLPSYANKNHTNNSNALLSNTMTNGGGSSSNNASTSASPAPGAPSPSLDQSGRKSVNSVILNMNTNSNGSNASLHRSGDDNTEDGCNPAKRQRKQTE, encoded by the exons TCGGAATCCACATCAACATCAATATCATCGAATAACTCCAAACCTATTGCCACCAAATGCGTTTTTTGTGCACAAACATTGGGCATCAATGATCGCCCCAAACTGCTGGAGTGTCTTCATGTCACCTGTGCCCAGTGCATGAGCACAAAGTTTGCCGAATTGGATCGCACCATGCCACCCTTAATACACTGTCCCATGTGTAATATGGCCTCACAGAACGAATTCATTATCGATAATCAATTTTTAATTGAGCACTGTACGGCGGGTGAAATGCTGAATGACCCCAACGATGCATCGGGAGGATCTAAGGCCTCCGCCAATATACCCTGCAGCAGTTGTTCGGACAACAACATAGCCACCTCCTGGTGTGTCGATTGTTCCGAATACATTTGTGATAGTTGTGTGCAAGCCCATCAGCGTTTGAAAATCACCAAGGATCACACAATCAAACCCAAAGAGGAGGCCAATTCCGATCAATCGCCCAGTTCGGCGGTGGATAAGCTGCACATGTGCATCTTGCATCCCCAGGAAAAGCTATCGTTGTACTGTGAAACCTGCGAAAAGCTCACCTGTAGGGATTGCCAACTGTCCGATCATCGAGATCACAAATAcaagtttgcccatgaaatAGCCACAGAGACCAGGCAGTCCATCAACTCCATGGTGGCCGAGATTAATTATAAACGCTTCCTGCTGTCATCGGCCATGCAAGTGATTGCAGAGCGCCAGaaagtcatatcggataagaagaaGGAACTCATAAAGGAAATCACCGCCATGGTGGTGACCATTACCAACACCGTAAATATGCGAGGCAAACAATTGGTCATGCGTCTCAACGAGGTGTGTGACGGCAAGTTGAAGTTGCTGATCGATAAGCGCGACTCGCTCATTTCACTCTCCGATAATACCGACTATTGCATTGAGTTTATCAACAATGTCTTGGATAAGGGCAGCGATTATGCCATATTGTCGAGCAAGAAATCGTTGGTGCGACATTTGCAAAAGCTCAAATGTCAAAGGGCCGATATACCCAATCCAGATATACCCTTGCGTATAGATttacaaatgtgtcaaatacagcaattgcaaaaag AAATTTCTCGACTTGGCAGCATACTGGTTGATGGCAAACCCTATCCACCACAACCCTCACCGCCTCCACAGCAAGTCCGCCAACAGCCCAGCCCCAATATGGCACCACCCCTAAGGCCGGGCATGCCCCCCGGCATGCCATCTGGATTATCACCGGGTGGGCCACCGCCTGGTGCATTTGGTGGTCCCCAAAATGGTCCTGGCCTGTATAGTAGTAGTTCGCAACAACAGCATGTGCACAACATGCAAATGAATCGCAACTTTGCTGGAGACGGGCCAGGTAAGG TGCGCTACAGTGGAATGCCACCCACATTATCAATGCAAAGACAGGGAGGACAGCCTCATGTTAGTTCCTCAACACATCCACAAAATATGG acaTAAGCCTTCGTGGTCTATTAAATAACCAGGCTGCTCAAAGTCCGAATCAACCGCCTCATATGCAATCTTTCAATGGTCCTCCTAGTTATCCCAGCGGTCCCCAAGGAGCACCATCACCGCACCAACAAATGGGAGGTCCTCAAATGCGTCAGCATTTTATGGGAGGTCCACCGGGTCAACAACACCAGAATTTCTCCCCCACGCCGCCTGGTGGACCAAGTAATCCCAATTTTATGAATAATAGTGCCGCCGCAGCGGCAGCAGCACGTTTCCAAACCTACCAACGTATGTCCAGTCATGCCCAACAGCAAGCCGCAGTGGCCGCCATGGCGTCcagcggtggtggtggtggtcagATACCCTCACCTGTACCTATGCAAAGACCTCAAATGCATCCAATGCCTATGCAGAAT AACATGGGGTTTCATGGAAACCAGCCCAACTATAATCCCGGTCATCCGCAAACATCGCCACAGCTAAGCGGCAACAGTGGTGGTAGTTTACACATGGCAAAATGGCACATACCTCAATCAGCTcaaa CTTGTCCCCAACAAGGTTCTAATATTATGGGGTTTGCCAATGGccgacaaaatgaaaattttaaaatctcaTTAAAATCACCAAATACTCTCAAGAATACAACACCTCCCACAACAGGTAGTTCAGCTGGTCATGGTATGCCTGGGGGTGGCAATGGAGCAGGTTCAGGTGGTAATTCTCTTATAAATGCTGCTTCATTGGGTTTAAGTCCAGCCGTATCTATCCTGCCAAATGTGACATCGACAAATCCAAAAACACCGAGTCCCAGTACACATGAG AACTCTAAGGATTTTACCGAACCCATTGACAAAGTGCGGGATGATTCTATAAATGATTTAATGGCAACCATTGCCAAATTAGATTCGAATGGTGTACAGGTACTGCCAGAGGGACGTACAAAAACAACCTCGCCACAGGTCCATAGTTCAACAGATTTATCCAATACACAAGAAG ATGACCCCAATGAGGATTGGTGTGCCGTGTGCTTGGATGGCGGTGAATTAATGTGCTGTGACAAGTGTCCAAAAGTTTTCCATCAGAATTGTCATATTCCTGCCATCTCTTCGCTGCCCGACGAAAGTGAAAGCTGGCAATGCCTGTTGTGTGTTAACCTAAAGGAGCTGGCCAGTAATCCGGAGAATCTGCAAAAGAACGCCGGTGAATTGAGTCGTCTGGAATTGCAAATACTACAGCGCATTTGTTTGGAACTCTTTTGCCAATATGAGCAAAGTTTACATTTCCGTGAGCCGGAGCCTCCCTCAAATACGGCCTACTATGAAATTATATGCAA CCCCATGTCCCTGGATGTTATACGCACACGCTTGGATCCTTCAAGTCCTAATCACTACAAGGACATTGCTTCATTCATAGCAGATGTTCGCTTGATTTTTAAGAATACTTACCTATTCTATCAAGTGAGTAATATG GAGGATTCCAAGACTTACACCAATGCCAAATATTTGGAGAATTTCTTTGAAGAACAATTGGCCAAATGGCTACCGAGTTATGCTAACAAAAACCACACAAACAATTCCAATGCTTTGCTCTCGAATACAATGACAAATGGTGGCGGCAGCAGCAGTAACAATGCCTCTACATCAGCTTCTCCAGCGCCGGGTGCACCTTCGCCTTCGCTCGACCAAAGCGGACGTAAGAGTGTCAATTCGGTCATACTCAACATGAATACCAACAGCAATGGCAGTAATGCCTCACTACATCGCTCGGGCGATGACAACACCGAGGATGGGTGCAACCCGGCCAAGAGACAACGTAAACAGACCGAATAG
- the LOC106080414 gene encoding transcription intermediary factor 1-alpha isoform X3: MELEELSNLSKNDFLPLIPLIKQEQLDTGLTEMDTQDHLGATAASTSAAGASSLSSTSSSIVNSCDSAEKRSESTSTSISSNNSKPIATKCVFCAQTLGINDRPKLLECLHVTCAQCMSTKFAELDRTMPPLIHCPMCNMASQNEFIIDNQFLIEHCTAGEMLNDPNDASGGSKASANIPCSSCSDNNIATSWCVDCSEYICDSCVQAHQRLKITKDHTIKPKEEANSDQSPSSAVDKLHMCILHPQEKLSLYCETCEKLTCRDCQLSDHRDHKYKFAHEIATETRQSINSMVAEINYKRFLLSSAMQVIAERQKVISDKKKELIKEITAMVVTITNTVNMRGKQLVMRLNEVCDGKLKLLIDKRDSLISLSDNTDYCIEFINNVLDKGSDYAILSSKKSLVRHLQKLKCQRADIPNPDIPLRIDLQMCQIQQLQKEISRLGSILVDGKPYPPQPSPPPQQVRQQPSPNMAPPLRPGMPPGMPSGLSPGGPPPGAFGGPQNGPGLYSSSSQQQHVHNMQMNRNFAGDGPGKVRYSGMPPTLSMQRQGGQPHVSSSTHPQNMDISLRGLLNNQAAQSPNQPPHMQSFNGPPSYPSGPQGAPSPHQQMGGPQMRQHFMGGPPGQQHQNFSPTPPGGPSNPNFMNNSAAAAAAARFQTYQRMSSHAQQQAAVAAMASSGGGGGQIPSPVPMQRPQMHPMPMQNNMGFHGNQPNYNPGHPQTSPQLSGNSGGSLHMAKWHIPQSAQTCPQQGSNIMGFANGRQNENFKISLKSPNTLKNTTPPTTGSSAGHGMPGGGNGAGSGGNSLINAASLGLSPAVSILPNVTSTNPKTPSPSTHENSKDFTEPIDKVRDDSINDLMATIAKLDSNGVQVLPEGRTKTTSPQVHSSTDLSNTQEVHNNKTTEKDDPNEDWCAVCLDGGELMCCDKCPKVFHQNCHIPAISSLPDESESWQCLLCVNLKELASNPENLQKNAGELSRLELQILQRICLELFCQYEQSLHFREPEPPSNTAYYEIICNPMSLDVIRTRLDPSSPNHYKDIASFIADVRLIFKNTYLFYQEDSKTYTNAKYLENFFEEQLAKWLPSYANKNHTNNSNALLSNTMTNGGGSSSNNASTSASPAPGAPSPSLDQSGRKSVNSVILNMNTNSNGSNASLHRSGDDNTEDGCNPAKRQRKQTE; the protein is encoded by the exons TCGGAATCCACATCAACATCAATATCATCGAATAACTCCAAACCTATTGCCACCAAATGCGTTTTTTGTGCACAAACATTGGGCATCAATGATCGCCCCAAACTGCTGGAGTGTCTTCATGTCACCTGTGCCCAGTGCATGAGCACAAAGTTTGCCGAATTGGATCGCACCATGCCACCCTTAATACACTGTCCCATGTGTAATATGGCCTCACAGAACGAATTCATTATCGATAATCAATTTTTAATTGAGCACTGTACGGCGGGTGAAATGCTGAATGACCCCAACGATGCATCGGGAGGATCTAAGGCCTCCGCCAATATACCCTGCAGCAGTTGTTCGGACAACAACATAGCCACCTCCTGGTGTGTCGATTGTTCCGAATACATTTGTGATAGTTGTGTGCAAGCCCATCAGCGTTTGAAAATCACCAAGGATCACACAATCAAACCCAAAGAGGAGGCCAATTCCGATCAATCGCCCAGTTCGGCGGTGGATAAGCTGCACATGTGCATCTTGCATCCCCAGGAAAAGCTATCGTTGTACTGTGAAACCTGCGAAAAGCTCACCTGTAGGGATTGCCAACTGTCCGATCATCGAGATCACAAATAcaagtttgcccatgaaatAGCCACAGAGACCAGGCAGTCCATCAACTCCATGGTGGCCGAGATTAATTATAAACGCTTCCTGCTGTCATCGGCCATGCAAGTGATTGCAGAGCGCCAGaaagtcatatcggataagaagaaGGAACTCATAAAGGAAATCACCGCCATGGTGGTGACCATTACCAACACCGTAAATATGCGAGGCAAACAATTGGTCATGCGTCTCAACGAGGTGTGTGACGGCAAGTTGAAGTTGCTGATCGATAAGCGCGACTCGCTCATTTCACTCTCCGATAATACCGACTATTGCATTGAGTTTATCAACAATGTCTTGGATAAGGGCAGCGATTATGCCATATTGTCGAGCAAGAAATCGTTGGTGCGACATTTGCAAAAGCTCAAATGTCAAAGGGCCGATATACCCAATCCAGATATACCCTTGCGTATAGATttacaaatgtgtcaaatacagcaattgcaaaaag AAATTTCTCGACTTGGCAGCATACTGGTTGATGGCAAACCCTATCCACCACAACCCTCACCGCCTCCACAGCAAGTCCGCCAACAGCCCAGCCCCAATATGGCACCACCCCTAAGGCCGGGCATGCCCCCCGGCATGCCATCTGGATTATCACCGGGTGGGCCACCGCCTGGTGCATTTGGTGGTCCCCAAAATGGTCCTGGCCTGTATAGTAGTAGTTCGCAACAACAGCATGTGCACAACATGCAAATGAATCGCAACTTTGCTGGAGACGGGCCAGGTAAGG TGCGCTACAGTGGAATGCCACCCACATTATCAATGCAAAGACAGGGAGGACAGCCTCATGTTAGTTCCTCAACACATCCACAAAATATGG acaTAAGCCTTCGTGGTCTATTAAATAACCAGGCTGCTCAAAGTCCGAATCAACCGCCTCATATGCAATCTTTCAATGGTCCTCCTAGTTATCCCAGCGGTCCCCAAGGAGCACCATCACCGCACCAACAAATGGGAGGTCCTCAAATGCGTCAGCATTTTATGGGAGGTCCACCGGGTCAACAACACCAGAATTTCTCCCCCACGCCGCCTGGTGGACCAAGTAATCCCAATTTTATGAATAATAGTGCCGCCGCAGCGGCAGCAGCACGTTTCCAAACCTACCAACGTATGTCCAGTCATGCCCAACAGCAAGCCGCAGTGGCCGCCATGGCGTCcagcggtggtggtggtggtcagATACCCTCACCTGTACCTATGCAAAGACCTCAAATGCATCCAATGCCTATGCAGAAT AACATGGGGTTTCATGGAAACCAGCCCAACTATAATCCCGGTCATCCGCAAACATCGCCACAGCTAAGCGGCAACAGTGGTGGTAGTTTACACATGGCAAAATGGCACATACCTCAATCAGCTcaaa CTTGTCCCCAACAAGGTTCTAATATTATGGGGTTTGCCAATGGccgacaaaatgaaaattttaaaatctcaTTAAAATCACCAAATACTCTCAAGAATACAACACCTCCCACAACAGGTAGTTCAGCTGGTCATGGTATGCCTGGGGGTGGCAATGGAGCAGGTTCAGGTGGTAATTCTCTTATAAATGCTGCTTCATTGGGTTTAAGTCCAGCCGTATCTATCCTGCCAAATGTGACATCGACAAATCCAAAAACACCGAGTCCCAGTACACATGAG AACTCTAAGGATTTTACCGAACCCATTGACAAAGTGCGGGATGATTCTATAAATGATTTAATGGCAACCATTGCCAAATTAGATTCGAATGGTGTACAGGTACTGCCAGAGGGACGTACAAAAACAACCTCGCCACAGGTCCATAGTTCAACAGATTTATCCAATACACAAGAAG TCCATAATAATAAAACTACCGAAAAAGATGACCCCAATGAGGATTGGTGTGCCGTGTGCTTGGATGGCGGTGAATTAATGTGCTGTGACAAGTGTCCAAAAGTTTTCCATCAGAATTGTCATATTCCTGCCATCTCTTCGCTGCCCGACGAAAGTGAAAGCTGGCAATGCCTGTTGTGTGTTAACCTAAAGGAGCTGGCCAGTAATCCGGAGAATCTGCAAAAGAACGCCGGTGAATTGAGTCGTCTGGAATTGCAAATACTACAGCGCATTTGTTTGGAACTCTTTTGCCAATATGAGCAAAGTTTACATTTCCGTGAGCCGGAGCCTCCCTCAAATACGGCCTACTATGAAATTATATGCAA CCCCATGTCCCTGGATGTTATACGCACACGCTTGGATCCTTCAAGTCCTAATCACTACAAGGACATTGCTTCATTCATAGCAGATGTTCGCTTGATTTTTAAGAATACTTACCTATTCTATCAA GAGGATTCCAAGACTTACACCAATGCCAAATATTTGGAGAATTTCTTTGAAGAACAATTGGCCAAATGGCTACCGAGTTATGCTAACAAAAACCACACAAACAATTCCAATGCTTTGCTCTCGAATACAATGACAAATGGTGGCGGCAGCAGCAGTAACAATGCCTCTACATCAGCTTCTCCAGCGCCGGGTGCACCTTCGCCTTCGCTCGACCAAAGCGGACGTAAGAGTGTCAATTCGGTCATACTCAACATGAATACCAACAGCAATGGCAGTAATGCCTCACTACATCGCTCGGGCGATGACAACACCGAGGATGGGTGCAACCCGGCCAAGAGACAACGTAAACAGACCGAATAG
- the LOC106080414 gene encoding transcription intermediary factor 1-alpha isoform X6, translated as MELEELSNLSKNDFLPLIPLIKQEQLDTGLTEMDTQDHLGATAASTSAAGASSLSSTSSSIVNSCDSAEKRSESTSTSISSNNSKPIATKCVFCAQTLGINDRPKLLECLHVTCAQCMSTKFAELDRTMPPLIHCPMCNMASQNEFIIDNQFLIEHCTAGEMLNDPNDASGGSKASANIPCSSCSDNNIATSWCVDCSEYICDSCVQAHQRLKITKDHTIKPKEEANSDQSPSSAVDKLHMCILHPQEKLSLYCETCEKLTCRDCQLSDHRDHKYKFAHEIATETRQSINSMVAEINYKRFLLSSAMQVIAERQKVISDKKKELIKEITAMVVTITNTVNMRGKQLVMRLNEVCDGKLKLLIDKRDSLISLSDNTDYCIEFINNVLDKGSDYAILSSKKSLVRHLQKLKCQRADIPNPDIPLRIDLQMCQIQQLQKEISRLGSILVDGKPYPPQPSPPPQQVRQQPSPNMAPPLRPGMPPGMPSGLSPGGPPPGAFGGPQNGPGLYSSSSQQQHVHNMQMNRNFAGDGPVRYSGMPPTLSMQRQGGQPHVSSSTHPQNMDISLRGLLNNQAAQSPNQPPHMQSFNGPPSYPSGPQGAPSPHQQMGGPQMRQHFMGGPPGQQHQNFSPTPPGGPSNPNFMNNSAAAAAAARFQTYQRMSSHAQQQAAVAAMASSGGGGGQIPSPVPMQRPQMHPMPMQNNMGFHGNQPNYNPGHPQTSPQLSGNSGGSLHMAKWHIPQSAQTCPQQGSNIMGFANGRQNENFKISLKSPNTLKNTTPPTTGSSAGHGMPGGGNGAGSGGNSLINAASLGLSPAVSILPNVTSTNPKTPSPSTHENSKDFTEPIDKVRDDSINDLMATIAKLDSNGVQVLPEGRTKTTSPQVHSSTDLSNTQEVHNNKTTEKDDPNEDWCAVCLDGGELMCCDKCPKVFHQNCHIPAISSLPDESESWQCLLCVNLKELASNPENLQKNAGELSRLELQILQRICLELFCQYEQSLHFREPEPPSNTAYYEIICNPMSLDVIRTRLDPSSPNHYKDIASFIADVRLIFKNTYLFYQEDSKTYTNAKYLENFFEEQLAKWLPSYANKNHTNNSNALLSNTMTNGGGSSSNNASTSASPAPGAPSPSLDQSGRKSVNSVILNMNTNSNGSNASLHRSGDDNTEDGCNPAKRQRKQTE; from the exons TCGGAATCCACATCAACATCAATATCATCGAATAACTCCAAACCTATTGCCACCAAATGCGTTTTTTGTGCACAAACATTGGGCATCAATGATCGCCCCAAACTGCTGGAGTGTCTTCATGTCACCTGTGCCCAGTGCATGAGCACAAAGTTTGCCGAATTGGATCGCACCATGCCACCCTTAATACACTGTCCCATGTGTAATATGGCCTCACAGAACGAATTCATTATCGATAATCAATTTTTAATTGAGCACTGTACGGCGGGTGAAATGCTGAATGACCCCAACGATGCATCGGGAGGATCTAAGGCCTCCGCCAATATACCCTGCAGCAGTTGTTCGGACAACAACATAGCCACCTCCTGGTGTGTCGATTGTTCCGAATACATTTGTGATAGTTGTGTGCAAGCCCATCAGCGTTTGAAAATCACCAAGGATCACACAATCAAACCCAAAGAGGAGGCCAATTCCGATCAATCGCCCAGTTCGGCGGTGGATAAGCTGCACATGTGCATCTTGCATCCCCAGGAAAAGCTATCGTTGTACTGTGAAACCTGCGAAAAGCTCACCTGTAGGGATTGCCAACTGTCCGATCATCGAGATCACAAATAcaagtttgcccatgaaatAGCCACAGAGACCAGGCAGTCCATCAACTCCATGGTGGCCGAGATTAATTATAAACGCTTCCTGCTGTCATCGGCCATGCAAGTGATTGCAGAGCGCCAGaaagtcatatcggataagaagaaGGAACTCATAAAGGAAATCACCGCCATGGTGGTGACCATTACCAACACCGTAAATATGCGAGGCAAACAATTGGTCATGCGTCTCAACGAGGTGTGTGACGGCAAGTTGAAGTTGCTGATCGATAAGCGCGACTCGCTCATTTCACTCTCCGATAATACCGACTATTGCATTGAGTTTATCAACAATGTCTTGGATAAGGGCAGCGATTATGCCATATTGTCGAGCAAGAAATCGTTGGTGCGACATTTGCAAAAGCTCAAATGTCAAAGGGCCGATATACCCAATCCAGATATACCCTTGCGTATAGATttacaaatgtgtcaaatacagcaattgcaaaaag AAATTTCTCGACTTGGCAGCATACTGGTTGATGGCAAACCCTATCCACCACAACCCTCACCGCCTCCACAGCAAGTCCGCCAACAGCCCAGCCCCAATATGGCACCACCCCTAAGGCCGGGCATGCCCCCCGGCATGCCATCTGGATTATCACCGGGTGGGCCACCGCCTGGTGCATTTGGTGGTCCCCAAAATGGTCCTGGCCTGTATAGTAGTAGTTCGCAACAACAGCATGTGCACAACATGCAAATGAATCGCAACTTTGCTGGAGACGGGCCAG TGCGCTACAGTGGAATGCCACCCACATTATCAATGCAAAGACAGGGAGGACAGCCTCATGTTAGTTCCTCAACACATCCACAAAATATGG acaTAAGCCTTCGTGGTCTATTAAATAACCAGGCTGCTCAAAGTCCGAATCAACCGCCTCATATGCAATCTTTCAATGGTCCTCCTAGTTATCCCAGCGGTCCCCAAGGAGCACCATCACCGCACCAACAAATGGGAGGTCCTCAAATGCGTCAGCATTTTATGGGAGGTCCACCGGGTCAACAACACCAGAATTTCTCCCCCACGCCGCCTGGTGGACCAAGTAATCCCAATTTTATGAATAATAGTGCCGCCGCAGCGGCAGCAGCACGTTTCCAAACCTACCAACGTATGTCCAGTCATGCCCAACAGCAAGCCGCAGTGGCCGCCATGGCGTCcagcggtggtggtggtggtcagATACCCTCACCTGTACCTATGCAAAGACCTCAAATGCATCCAATGCCTATGCAGAAT AACATGGGGTTTCATGGAAACCAGCCCAACTATAATCCCGGTCATCCGCAAACATCGCCACAGCTAAGCGGCAACAGTGGTGGTAGTTTACACATGGCAAAATGGCACATACCTCAATCAGCTcaaa CTTGTCCCCAACAAGGTTCTAATATTATGGGGTTTGCCAATGGccgacaaaatgaaaattttaaaatctcaTTAAAATCACCAAATACTCTCAAGAATACAACACCTCCCACAACAGGTAGTTCAGCTGGTCATGGTATGCCTGGGGGTGGCAATGGAGCAGGTTCAGGTGGTAATTCTCTTATAAATGCTGCTTCATTGGGTTTAAGTCCAGCCGTATCTATCCTGCCAAATGTGACATCGACAAATCCAAAAACACCGAGTCCCAGTACACATGAG AACTCTAAGGATTTTACCGAACCCATTGACAAAGTGCGGGATGATTCTATAAATGATTTAATGGCAACCATTGCCAAATTAGATTCGAATGGTGTACAGGTACTGCCAGAGGGACGTACAAAAACAACCTCGCCACAGGTCCATAGTTCAACAGATTTATCCAATACACAAGAAG TCCATAATAATAAAACTACCGAAAAAGATGACCCCAATGAGGATTGGTGTGCCGTGTGCTTGGATGGCGGTGAATTAATGTGCTGTGACAAGTGTCCAAAAGTTTTCCATCAGAATTGTCATATTCCTGCCATCTCTTCGCTGCCCGACGAAAGTGAAAGCTGGCAATGCCTGTTGTGTGTTAACCTAAAGGAGCTGGCCAGTAATCCGGAGAATCTGCAAAAGAACGCCGGTGAATTGAGTCGTCTGGAATTGCAAATACTACAGCGCATTTGTTTGGAACTCTTTTGCCAATATGAGCAAAGTTTACATTTCCGTGAGCCGGAGCCTCCCTCAAATACGGCCTACTATGAAATTATATGCAA CCCCATGTCCCTGGATGTTATACGCACACGCTTGGATCCTTCAAGTCCTAATCACTACAAGGACATTGCTTCATTCATAGCAGATGTTCGCTTGATTTTTAAGAATACTTACCTATTCTATCAA GAGGATTCCAAGACTTACACCAATGCCAAATATTTGGAGAATTTCTTTGAAGAACAATTGGCCAAATGGCTACCGAGTTATGCTAACAAAAACCACACAAACAATTCCAATGCTTTGCTCTCGAATACAATGACAAATGGTGGCGGCAGCAGCAGTAACAATGCCTCTACATCAGCTTCTCCAGCGCCGGGTGCACCTTCGCCTTCGCTCGACCAAAGCGGACGTAAGAGTGTCAATTCGGTCATACTCAACATGAATACCAACAGCAATGGCAGTAATGCCTCACTACATCGCTCGGGCGATGACAACACCGAGGATGGGTGCAACCCGGCCAAGAGACAACGTAAACAGACCGAATAG